A window of Syngnathoides biaculeatus isolate LvHL_M chromosome 9, ASM1980259v1, whole genome shotgun sequence contains these coding sequences:
- the cxcl12b gene encoding chemokine (C-X-C motif) ligand 12b (stromal cell-derived factor 1) produces the protein MDVKLLPLMLLFAVVTHGPTSSAKPISLVERCWCRSTLNTVPQRSIKELKFLHTPNCPFQVIAKLKSNREVCINPETKWLQQYLKNAINKVKKSRRRNNKKN, from the exons ATGGATGTCAAACTTCTGCCACTGATGCTTCTGTTTGCCGTGGTCACACATGGGCCTACAAGTAGCG CAAAGCCCATCAGTCTTGTGGAGAGGTGCTGGTGTCGTTCTACTCTCAACACGGTTCCCCAGCGCTCCATCAAAGAGCTCAAGTTCCTGCACACCCCCAACTGCCCCTTCCAAGTCAT TGCCAAGCTGAAGAGCAACAGAGAAGTTTGCATCAACCCAGAAACCAAGTGGCTGCAACAGTACTTAAAGAACGCCATTAACAA GGTGAAGAAGTCAAGAAGACGTAATAACAAGAAGAACTAA